Proteins encoded by one window of Arachis ipaensis cultivar K30076 chromosome B04, Araip1.1, whole genome shotgun sequence:
- the LOC107638804 gene encoding uncharacterized protein At4g37920, chloroplastic-like, with protein MESHATILRSRYYSVPLVLSTTQPTPPFLAFPSKTSLSFPRLNFSTSAGGRLRHCLTVSEGLSSASSSGSSVDVDDGSGGGGGKEEVLLDESRMVRVCDKLIGVFMVDKPTPTDWRRLLAFSREWDSIRPHFFKRCQDRADAEADPTLKERLLRLGRKLKEIDEDVQRHNDLLEVIKGDPSGITNIVAKRRKDFTKEFFVHLHTVAESYYDNAEMQNALAKLGNTCLAAVQAYDDATKSMEKLNEAELKFQDIINSPSLEAACRKIDSLAEKKELDSTLVLMITKAWSAAKESNMMKDEVKDVLYHLYKTAVGNLQRLVPKEIRIIKYLIRIEDPEEQLCALKDAFTPGEELEGIDVDNLYTTPEKLHTWIKTVVDTYYLSTEGTLIREARDMLNPEVIQKLEVLKTVVERNFM; from the exons ATGGAGTCACACGCAACGATTCTTCGGTCGCGCTATTATTCAGTTCCTCTAGTATTGTCCACTACCCAACCCACTCCTCCATTTCttgcttttccctccaaaacttcTCTTTCATTTCCGCGCCTCAATTTTTCCACCTCAG CAGGGGGAAGGTTGCGGCACTGTCTAACTGTTAGTGAAGGCTTGTCCTCTGCCAGTTCCTCTGGAAGCAGTGTTGATGTTGATGATGGCAGTGGCGGTGGCGGCGGAAAAGAAGAGGTACTGTTGGATGAGAGTCGAATGGTTAGGGTGTGTGATAAGCTTATTGGTGTTTTCATGGTTGACAAGCCCACACCTACCGATTGGAGGAGGTTGCTGGCTTTTAGCAGGGAGTGGGACAGCATTAGGCCCCATTTCTTCAAGCGATGTCAGGATAGGGCAGATGCCGAGGCTGATCCCACATTGAAGGAGAGGCTGCTCCGCCTTGGAAGGAAGCTCAAAGAG ATTGATGAGGATGTGCAGAGACATAATGATCTGCTTGAAGTGATTAAAGGGGACCCATCAGGAATTACTAACATTGTCGCCAAGCGTCGTAAAGATTTTACAAAAGAATTCTTTGTGCACCTTCATACTGTAGCTGAATCCTACTATGACAATGCTGAAATGCAAAATG CCCTTGCAAAGCTTGGGAACACTTGCTTGGCTGCTGTACAAGCCTATGATGATGCAACCAAAAGCATGGAAAAGTTAAATGAAGCAGAGTTGAAATTCCAAGATATTATCAATTCTCCCTCACTTGAAGCTGCCTGCAGAAAAATAGACAGTTTGGCCGAAAAAAAGGAACTTGATTCCACATTGGTATTGATGATCACCAAAGCTTGGTCGGCTGCTAAGGAATCAAACATGATGAAAGATGAG GTAAAAGATGTACTTTATCATTTATATAAGACTGCTGTGGGAAACCTCCAGAGACTTGTGCCAAAAGAGATTCGAATTATCAAATATCTTATTAGAATTGAGGATCCCGAGGAACAACTGTGTGCTCTCAAAGATGCATTTACACCTGGAGAAGAACTTGAAGGAATCGATGTTGATAACTTGTACAC GACACCAGAGAAACTTCACACATGGATAAAGACTGTGGTGGATACTTATTATTTGAGCACAGAAGGTACCCTTATTAGGGAAGCAAGGGATATGCTGAATCCAGAGGTCATCCAAAAATTGGAGGTCCTTAAAACTGTTGTGGAAAGGAATTTCATGTGA
- the LOC107637567 gene encoding uncharacterized protein LOC107637567 yields MSSSDNTNAIAECTKQLRRHEVAIAELNNLPSSSAVYQRNCNLYFRTTIQKATTTEQKQLDSVKAKLRNLNPSSS; encoded by the exons ATGAGTTCAAGCGATAATACGAACGCCATTGCTGAATGTACGAAGCAACTGAGGCGCCACGAAGTTGCCATTGCTGAGCTCAACAACCTTCCCTCTTCCTCC GCTGTGTATCAGAGAAATTGCAACTTATATTTTCGCACAACCATCCAGAAAGCAACAACAACGGAACAAA AGCAACTAGATTCAGTCAAAGCCAAGCTAAGAAATCTGAATCCTTCTTCTTCGTAG